The proteins below are encoded in one region of Streptomyces roseirectus:
- a CDS encoding NAD(P)-dependent oxidoreductase: MARQRLSAVVMTHPRRREAAEKLALSAPDGLLRVVMDPDPTGTPSVLRTALAAWSAVEDGATHQLVIQDDMVLSESFYERVRSAIEARPDAALALFALWDSRNGAAVRMGALAGARWAGAVNEYFPCVAIVLPRAHAEGFAAYGRTRLGGWPDDILMHRYLRDHGVPRYVAIPNLTEHEDRGSISGNAFRGPRRSVCFLPDDLPGDEARTLTGLTVLPFFKHGVAQCAVRVPGPGPEHWLHLDTEQYLEGAGLPRALLRPPGSGPAEPDVRGTWLTALAMGYEAARIGLMAPPSASGAYAEALATIGPGGISNTATEEHIARRREPLVEVARRALDAGREVAGRRPRPHPRRPGGLVWRGADTPLGEHLARRLADLHEPSDAVIDLTPLRSAAPSLTIRPHGSPTPYTLNVGEVYGPGCSHLTPIGRLVWDALRSHPLTVEGDPDSEVHAVHVHDLADAIAAVLHTRPDTHTLTAGPGKPSTAADLARSVHDAVRPVPILTAPRSHPGWHTPPDHPRPPGWTPSTGLARGLHAFAQWLAYEGILLAPN, from the coding sequence ATGGCGCGGCAGCGGCTGAGCGCGGTGGTCATGACCCATCCCCGACGCCGCGAGGCGGCCGAGAAGCTGGCCCTGAGCGCGCCCGACGGCCTCTTACGGGTCGTCATGGACCCCGATCCCACCGGCACTCCGTCGGTTCTGCGCACCGCGCTCGCCGCGTGGTCGGCCGTCGAGGACGGCGCCACACATCAACTCGTCATCCAGGACGACATGGTGTTGTCCGAATCCTTCTACGAGAGGGTGCGGTCCGCGATCGAGGCCCGGCCGGACGCGGCCCTCGCCCTCTTCGCCCTCTGGGACTCCAGGAACGGAGCCGCCGTCAGGATGGGCGCCCTCGCGGGCGCGCGCTGGGCCGGCGCCGTCAACGAGTACTTCCCGTGCGTGGCCATCGTGCTGCCCCGCGCCCACGCCGAGGGCTTCGCCGCCTACGGCCGCACCCGGCTCGGCGGCTGGCCCGACGACATCCTGATGCACCGCTACCTGCGCGACCACGGCGTGCCCCGCTACGTCGCGATCCCCAACCTCACCGAGCACGAGGACCGCGGCTCGATCTCCGGCAACGCCTTCCGCGGCCCGCGCCGCTCGGTCTGCTTCCTCCCGGACGACCTGCCCGGCGACGAGGCACGGACCCTCACCGGCCTGACCGTGCTGCCGTTCTTCAAACACGGCGTCGCGCAGTGTGCTGTCCGCGTACCCGGTCCCGGCCCCGAGCACTGGTTGCACCTCGACACCGAGCAGTACCTCGAGGGTGCCGGGCTGCCGCGTGCCTTGCTGCGCCCACCCGGCAGTGGCCCGGCGGAGCCGGATGTGCGAGGGACGTGGCTGACGGCGCTGGCCATGGGGTACGAGGCGGCTCGCATCGGCCTCATGGCGCCGCCTTCGGCGTCCGGCGCGTACGCCGAGGCTCTGGCGACGATCGGGCCGGGCGGCATCAGCAACACCGCCACCGAGGAGCACATCGCACGCCGCCGCGAACCCCTCGTCGAGGTGGCGCGCCGCGCGCTCGACGCCGGACGCGAAGTCGCTGGGCGACGCCCCCGTCCCCACCCCCGCCGGCCCGGCGGTCTCGTATGGCGGGGCGCGGACACCCCCCTCGGCGAACACCTCGCCCGCCGCCTGGCCGACCTGCACGAACCGTCGGACGCCGTGATCGACCTGACCCCCCTCCGCTCCGCCGCCCCCTCGCTGACCATCCGGCCGCACGGCTCACCCACCCCGTACACCCTGAACGTCGGCGAGGTCTACGGCCCCGGCTGCTCGCACCTCACCCCCATCGGCCGCCTGGTCTGGGACGCCCTGCGCAGCCATCCCCTCACCGTCGAGGGCGACCCCGACTCCGAGGTGCACGCCGTCCACGTCCACGACCTGGCCGACGCCATCGCCGCCGTGCTCCACACCCGGCCGGACACCCACACCCTCACCGCCGGCCCCGGCAAACCGTCCACGGCAGCCGACCTCGCCCGGTCCGTCCACGACGCCGTCCGCCCCGTCCCGATCCTGACCGCCCCCCGATCCCACCCCGGTTGGCACACCCCACCCGACCACCCACGCCCTCCCGGCTGGACCCCGTCGACCGGCCTGGCCCGCGGACTCCACGCCTTCGCCCAGTGGCTCGCCTACGAGGGAATCCTGCTCGCCCCGAACTGA
- a CDS encoding FAD-binding oxidoreductase, producing the protein MTTTRQGLFAIMHSDSTDRAVIVTPDDPRYPDLTSGTNQRFVGKPEMIRLITSTEDAVAAVRDAFAAGKRVSLRSGGHCVEDFVYNPEVEVVLDLSQLDEIAFDADRQAFMVSSGALLLNVYERLYRHWGVTIPGGICYSVGVGGHVCGGGYGMLSRTLGLTVDHLYAVEVVHVAADGEVAAVVATREPDDPHRDLWWAHTGGGGGNFGVVTRYWFRTPGRGGTDPSKLLVAPPSRVLLGQCAVPWDQLTEADFDRLVANYGAWNEANSRPGSRGAELSSILVLNHRASGPVALLSQVDAALPDAAGLLRGFLSDVFEGTALAGSPQVLDAVEELAWLQATRHVTTVIGNQPIPSVRGITKSAYLRRGFTSDQRTALYRNLTRPDTHSPGAIVMLMPFGGRINAVGSDETASAQRDSVMKMRIENWWVDPRTDDANMAWGRDIFTQLFARTGGAPVPDDSTDGCYVNYADSDMLDPRLNRSGVPWSTLYYKDNYDRLRRVKTHWDPHNFFRHRMSIEPLPPSPGGQFGASRIPS; encoded by the coding sequence CCCGGACGACCCTCGCTACCCGGACCTGACGTCCGGCACGAACCAGCGGTTCGTCGGCAAACCGGAAATGATCCGGCTGATCACCTCCACCGAGGACGCGGTGGCCGCCGTCCGCGACGCCTTCGCAGCCGGAAAGCGGGTCTCCCTGCGCAGCGGCGGCCACTGCGTCGAGGACTTCGTCTACAACCCCGAGGTCGAGGTGGTCCTGGACCTCTCACAACTGGACGAGATCGCGTTCGACGCGGACCGGCAGGCGTTCATGGTGTCGAGCGGCGCCCTGCTCCTCAACGTCTACGAACGGCTCTACCGGCACTGGGGCGTGACGATCCCCGGTGGTATCTGCTACTCCGTCGGCGTCGGCGGACACGTGTGCGGCGGCGGTTACGGCATGCTCTCCCGCACCCTCGGGCTGACCGTCGACCACCTGTACGCCGTCGAGGTCGTCCACGTCGCCGCGGACGGCGAGGTGGCCGCGGTCGTCGCCACCCGCGAGCCCGACGACCCGCACCGGGATCTGTGGTGGGCGCACACCGGTGGGGGCGGCGGCAACTTCGGTGTCGTCACGCGCTACTGGTTCCGGACACCGGGCCGCGGCGGCACCGACCCGTCGAAGCTGCTGGTGGCCCCGCCCAGCAGGGTGCTGCTCGGCCAGTGCGCCGTGCCCTGGGACCAGCTCACCGAGGCCGACTTCGACCGGCTCGTCGCCAACTACGGTGCCTGGAACGAGGCGAACAGCCGGCCGGGCTCACGCGGCGCGGAGCTGTCCAGCATCCTGGTGCTCAACCACCGCGCCAGCGGCCCCGTGGCCCTGCTCAGCCAGGTCGACGCCGCGCTGCCCGACGCGGCCGGGCTGCTGCGAGGATTCCTGTCCGACGTCTTCGAGGGCACCGCGCTCGCCGGTTCGCCCCAGGTGCTCGACGCCGTCGAGGAACTGGCGTGGCTCCAGGCCACCCGGCACGTGACCACCGTGATCGGCAACCAGCCGATCCCGTCCGTGCGAGGCATCACGAAGTCCGCGTACCTCCGCCGGGGTTTCACCTCCGACCAGCGGACCGCCCTGTACCGCAACCTGACCAGACCCGACACCCACAGCCCCGGCGCGATCGTCATGCTGATGCCGTTCGGCGGCCGGATCAACGCCGTGGGCTCCGACGAGACCGCCTCGGCGCAGCGCGACTCCGTGATGAAGATGCGCATCGAGAACTGGTGGGTCGACCCCCGCACCGACGACGCGAACATGGCCTGGGGCCGGGACATCTTCACCCAGCTGTTCGCGAGGACCGGCGGCGCGCCCGTCCCCGACGACTCCACCGACGGCTGCTACGTCAACTACGCCGACTCCGACATGCTCGACCCCCGGCTCAACCGGTCCGGTGTGCCGTGGTCGACCCTCTACTACAAGGACAACTACGACCGGCTCCGACGGGTGAAGACCCACTGGGACCCGCACAATTTCTTCCGCCACCGGATGAGCATCGAACCGTTGCCGCCGTCGCCAGGTGGTCAGTTCGGGGCGAGCAGGATTCCCTCGTAG